In Effusibacillus pohliae DSM 22757, the genomic stretch GTACCTGTCGAAGGGCTGGGCTATCATCCAAAAAGTCCCGACACCGTGGAAGGTCATCCGGCGCGGCAAACAGATCGTTTCGGCCTTCCCGGAGAAAAAGTCGACCGTGGATTTTGTCGGCGTGTTCAACGGTCGCCCGATCGCGTTTGACGCGAAATCGACGCGGGAGCGGACAAGGTTCGAGCTGGATCAGGTGGAACCGCATCAGGTTGATTTCCTGCGGCGTTGGCAAGATAACGGCGGGATTGCGTTCCTGCTGATCGAATTCGCGGTGTTGCGGGAAGTGTACGCGATGCAGTTCCGGGAATTGGAGAAATGGTGGATTGGCCGGATGCGAGGGGGACGCCAGAGCATTCCGTACCAAGAGATTCGTCTTTCATGTTACCGCGTGGAACCGAATCGGGGGATTGCGTTGGACTATCTTGGGGCGGTGGTTTCATGGCAAAAATGCGGTGGTACTTGCTCAGGAGAAAAGAAAACGGACGAGACGTCAATCTTTACGAGCCGTTGAGGCGGTACGAGCTGAAAGCC encodes the following:
- a CDS encoding Holliday junction resolvase RecU; its protein translation is MPISQANRGMDFEQLIEFANAQYLSKGWAIIQKVPTPWKVIRRGKQIVSAFPEKKSTVDFVGVFNGRPIAFDAKSTRERTRFELDQVEPHQVDFLRRWQDNGGIAFLLIEFAVLREVYAMQFRELEKWWIGRMRGGRQSIPYQEIRLSCYRVEPNRGIALDYLGAVVSWQKCGGTCSGEKKTDETSIFTSR